A window of the Polaribacter batillariae genome harbors these coding sequences:
- a CDS encoding T9SS type B sorting domain-containing protein translates to MFSCSETEFWAREFVLSDFGITENQEFIIKKGSFGVNYSYSGASYQFNIYEIDENFPNSFDESKLIGSSEIGRIPSASHTSRFVNVTFKKPIVVSKLVKRILVEVKKTVTPGNLAIAIATIAGTDKDRGFSWYKGCVNIGNGTGYQATTNFSEALKRPNARFYITVNGETKTIFPFEITNDNNCDNKINNFSLTNQSEIKSVVWNFDDPTSGTNNTSTSIHVNHQFTNAGIYNVTAEVVHTDNTSYTISKEIEIFESPNINSSVSLKQCDNSDIDGFSFFNLNEVKEKIISNSEDFTITFHEEKVDAENKGTAITNITNYKNEQVSIDKIWARVENSSGCFEVSEVNLFVSTTQIPATLLKSYYECDNGTNTTDGISTFNFSDVTNDVINIFPANQKLDITYYRNEDDALAELNKITDISNYQNTSSPNQQNIYIRVDSKIDNSCLGLGAHISLNVERVPIANPITINPECDNDRDGFYAFDTSTINSTIIGTQTNVTVSYFDENNIQLSSPLPNPFVTKSQKITAKITNINSKDKDGKCTDETIIDFVVNTVPIANAIAPQVQCDDDFDGIIGFDTSTIQNTIIGSQTGLVVKYFDENNNALPSPLPNPFVTSTQTIKVRLENPIYDVCFEETTVDFIVHQKPDFTLISDDIICMNNNPKLEIKAENPTGNYSYTWRDNSDNIIGNTATIDIFKGGIYRVIATSQEGCNSDEKSIFIKESGASTITINDIEVKDDSDNNFIKINTANLGLGDYEFRLLDKDSNIIFNYQNETLFDNLEGGVYILELNDKNGCGSVPFEIALISFPEFFTPNGDNKNDYWQIKGIDKSFYKSGIISIFNRYGNKITDFTINDMGWDGTYNGKILASSDFWFRVVLVNQNDEVKTRTGNFSLLRK, encoded by the coding sequence ATGTTTTCTTGTTCAGAAACTGAATTTTGGGCAAGAGAATTTGTATTAAGTGATTTTGGAATTACTGAAAATCAAGAGTTTATAATAAAAAAAGGAAGTTTTGGTGTAAACTACTCCTACAGCGGTGCGTCATATCAATTTAATATTTATGAAATTGATGAGAATTTTCCGAATTCATTTGATGAGAGCAAGTTAATTGGTAGCAGTGAAATAGGCCGTATTCCATCTGCCTCTCATACTTCAAGGTTTGTTAATGTAACTTTTAAAAAACCAATTGTTGTTTCTAAACTAGTAAAGAGAATTCTCGTAGAAGTAAAAAAAACTGTAACCCCTGGAAACCTAGCCATAGCAATAGCTACAATTGCAGGCACGGATAAAGACAGGGGGTTTTCTTGGTATAAAGGGTGCGTAAATATTGGAAATGGCACTGGATACCAAGCCACCACAAATTTTAGCGAAGCTCTAAAAAGACCAAATGCACGGTTCTACATCACAGTTAACGGAGAAACAAAAACAATTTTCCCATTTGAAATCACAAACGATAATAATTGTGATAACAAAATCAATAATTTTAGTTTAACAAATCAATCAGAAATAAAATCTGTTGTTTGGAATTTTGATGACCCTACTTCTGGAACAAATAACACCTCAACTTCTATACATGTAAATCATCAATTTACAAATGCCGGCATTTATAACGTTACAGCAGAAGTTGTTCATACAGATAATACAAGTTATACAATTTCCAAGGAAATAGAAATTTTTGAATCGCCAAACATCAATTCTTCAGTCTCTTTAAAACAATGTGACAATAGCGATATTGATGGTTTTAGTTTTTTTAATTTAAACGAAGTTAAAGAAAAAATTATATCAAATTCAGAAGATTTTACGATTACTTTTCACGAAGAAAAAGTTGATGCCGAAAATAAAGGAACAGCAATTACCAACATTACAAATTATAAAAACGAACAAGTAAGTATCGATAAAATTTGGGCAAGAGTAGAAAACAGTAGTGGTTGTTTTGAAGTTAGCGAAGTGAATTTATTTGTTTCTACAACCCAAATACCAGCTACTTTATTAAAATCATATTACGAATGTGATAATGGTACAAATACAACTGATGGAATATCGACTTTTAATTTTAGTGATGTAACTAATGATGTTATCAATATTTTTCCAGCAAACCAAAAGCTTGATATTACTTATTACAGAAATGAAGATGATGCTTTAGCTGAGTTAAATAAAATTACAGATATTTCTAATTATCAAAATACAAGTTCCCCAAATCAGCAAAATATTTATATAAGAGTAGATAGCAAAATTGACAATTCTTGTTTAGGTTTGGGTGCGCATATTTCTTTAAATGTAGAAAGAGTTCCAATTGCAAATCCTATTACAATTAATCCTGAATGTGATAATGATAGAGATGGATTTTATGCTTTCGATACTTCAACAATAAATAGTACAATTATTGGAACACAAACCAATGTTACTGTTAGTTATTTCGATGAAAATAATATTCAACTTTCGAGTCCATTACCAAACCCATTTGTAACTAAATCTCAAAAAATTACAGCAAAAATAACCAATATTAATTCTAAAGATAAAGATGGAAAATGTACTGATGAAACTATAATCGATTTTGTTGTAAATACAGTTCCTATTGCGAACGCAATTGCTCCACAAGTACAATGTGATGATGATTTCGATGGCATTATTGGCTTTGATACATCAACAATACAAAACACAATCATAGGAAGTCAAACTGGCTTGGTTGTTAAATATTTTGATGAGAATAATAACGCTTTACCAAGTCCACTTCCAAATCCTTTTGTTACAAGTACACAAACTATAAAAGTTAGATTAGAAAACCCTATTTATGATGTATGTTTTGAGGAAACTACTGTCGATTTTATTGTACATCAAAAACCAGATTTTACACTAATTTCTGATGATATTATCTGTATGAATAACAATCCAAAATTAGAAATAAAAGCAGAGAACCCCACAGGAAATTATTCCTATACTTGGAGAGATAATAGTGATAATATTATTGGAAACACTGCCACTATCGACATTTTTAAAGGTGGAATTTACAGAGTGATTGCTACTTCACAAGAAGGGTGTAATTCAGACGAAAAAAGTATTTTCATTAAAGAATCTGGAGCTTCTACAATTACTATAAACGATATTGAAGTTAAAGATGATTCAGATAACAATTTTATCAAAATAAATACAGCTAATTTAGGTTTGGGCGATTACGAATTTCGCCTTTTAGACAAAGATTCTAACATTATTTTCAACTATCAAAACGAAACCTTGTTTGATAATTTAGAAGGTGGTGTGTACATTTTAGAACTAAATGATAAAAATGGTTGTGGCTCAGTCCCTTTTGAAATTGCGCTTATAAGTTTTCCAGAATTCTTTACACCAAATGGCGATAATAAAAATGATTACTGGCAAATAAAAGGAATCGATAAAAGTTTCTACAAAAGCGGAATTATCTCTATTTTCAATAGATACGGAAACAAAATAACTGATTTTACGATAAATGATATGGGTTGGGATGGAACTTACAATGGAAAAATATTAGCATCTAGTGATTTTTGGTTTCGAGTAGTTTTGGTAAATCAAAATGATGAAGTAAAAACCAGAACTGGTAATTTTAGTTTACTTAGAAAATAA
- a CDS encoding Y-family DNA polymerase, translating into MIALVDCNSFYASCEQVFRPDLQEKPVVILSNNDGCVIAANKEAKALAHIPMFQPVFKIKNILKANNVTCFSSNYTLYADMSQRVMDTLREFSPIVEEYSIDESFVDLSHYPIDELDEIAHRIKERVHKNTGIPVGVGVAKTKSLSKMANKFAKKVAENNGVYTVENEAKRIAMLHYFKVKDIWGIGRKHTVRVENTGAKTALDFANTNLAWVRKELTVVGERLWRELNNFPCHEMVVQVDKKKGIGTAKSFGKKLADYSLISEATSFYVAEVADLLRQQNSVAKYIEVFLTTNSFSNIDNQYRNKIIITLEVPTNSTIKLTQEALKGLKAIFKPGFRYKKVGVNLFGLIPDTDIQTNLFYQPQKSESPKLTEVIDALNSKFGKNKVKLATVGNREKEWALIKEHRSQRFTTQWDELLTIGGEKLFSK; encoded by the coding sequence ATGATAGCTTTAGTAGATTGCAATAGCTTTTATGCTTCTTGCGAACAAGTTTTTAGACCCGATTTACAAGAAAAACCTGTTGTAATTTTAAGTAATAACGATGGTTGTGTAATTGCTGCCAATAAAGAAGCAAAAGCGTTGGCTCACATTCCTATGTTTCAGCCTGTTTTTAAAATAAAAAATATTTTAAAAGCCAATAACGTTACCTGTTTTTCATCAAACTACACCTTGTATGCAGATATGTCTCAACGTGTTATGGACACTTTAAGAGAATTTTCGCCAATTGTAGAAGAATATAGTATTGATGAAAGTTTTGTGGATTTATCTCATTATCCTATTGATGAACTGGATGAAATCGCTCATAGAATTAAAGAAAGAGTTCATAAAAACACGGGAATTCCTGTTGGAGTAGGGGTTGCGAAAACAAAATCATTGTCTAAAATGGCAAATAAATTTGCTAAAAAAGTAGCTGAGAACAATGGTGTTTATACTGTAGAAAATGAAGCAAAGCGAATAGCAATGTTGCATTATTTTAAGGTAAAAGATATCTGGGGAATTGGAAGAAAGCACACAGTTCGCGTAGAAAATACAGGCGCAAAAACAGCTTTGGATTTCGCAAACACAAATTTGGCTTGGGTTCGTAAAGAATTGACAGTGGTTGGTGAGCGTTTGTGGAGAGAGCTAAATAATTTTCCTTGCCATGAAATGGTGGTACAAGTTGATAAAAAAAAGGGAATTGGTACTGCAAAATCTTTCGGAAAAAAATTAGCAGATTACAGTTTAATTTCTGAAGCAACCAGTTTTTATGTTGCAGAAGTTGCAGATTTATTGCGTCAACAAAACTCAGTAGCCAAGTATATTGAGGTTTTTTTAACCACAAATTCGTTTAGTAATATTGATAATCAATATCGTAATAAAATTATCATCACGTTAGAGGTTCCTACAAATAGTACTATAAAATTAACACAAGAAGCTTTAAAAGGATTGAAAGCCATTTTTAAGCCAGGGTTTCGTTACAAAAAAGTAGGTGTGAACTTGTTTGGTTTGATACCAGATACAGATATTCAGACGAATTTATTTTATCAACCTCAAAAAAGTGAATCACCAAAACTGACTGAAGTTATTGACGCATTAAACAGTAAGTTTGGTAAAAATAAAGTAAAACTCGCAACTGTTGGCAATCGCGAAAAAGAATGGGCGTTAATTAAAGAACACAGAAGCCAGAGATTTACAACTCAATGGGATGAATTATTGACGATTGGAGGGGAGAAATTATTTTCTAAGTAA
- a CDS encoding YqaA family protein: MEKKQKKRKKKTAFIGKRLHVYYGRTGFYLFVWESVKKAFIPIVLVVLGLFLFNKYVYNINEGLETITETFSRLGILVTFFISETLLGLIPPEIFIAWTKKTNEPILNLSLLALLSYFGGLISYFLGRLTLKIHSVKVYLEVKMAANLKNTRKWGGFLILVGALLPLPFSIACLAAGMIKYSFKNVVFFGLFRLLRFAIYGWAIFKVVT, translated from the coding sequence TTGGAAAAAAAGCAAAAAAAAAGAAAGAAAAAAACGGCATTTATAGGAAAAAGGCTCCATGTTTATTATGGTAGAACTGGTTTTTATCTATTCGTTTGGGAAAGTGTAAAAAAAGCATTTATCCCGATTGTTTTGGTGGTTTTAGGTTTGTTTTTATTCAACAAATATGTATATAATATTAACGAAGGGTTAGAAACCATTACAGAAACGTTTTCTAGACTAGGTATTTTAGTTACTTTCTTTATTTCTGAAACACTTTTAGGATTAATTCCGCCAGAAATTTTTATTGCTTGGACCAAAAAAACAAATGAACCTATTTTAAATTTATCGCTTCTAGCTTTACTTTCTTATTTTGGGGGGTTGATTTCTTATTTCTTAGGAAGACTAACGCTAAAAATACATTCGGTAAAAGTTTATTTAGAAGTTAAAATGGCTGCAAATTTAAAAAACACTCGAAAATGGGGTGGTTTTTTAATTTTAGTAGGTGCATTACTACCTCTACCTTTTTCTATTGCGTGTTTAGCTGCTGGTATGATTAAGTATTCTTTTAAAAATGTCGTATTTTTTGGGTTGTTTCGTCTTTTACGATTTGCGATTTATGGATGGGCAATTTTTAAAGTAGTTACATAA
- a CDS encoding DUF1456 family protein — MGLTNNDILKKLRVAHKLRDTDIVEICALVDFKVSKAELGALFRSEDHDKYVECGDQILRNFLNGLIIHLRGPMPKKGEKK; from the coding sequence ATGGGTTTAACAAATAATGATATTTTAAAAAAATTACGTGTCGCACATAAATTGCGTGATACAGATATTGTAGAAATTTGTGCTTTGGTAGATTTTAAAGTTTCTAAGGCAGAGTTAGGTGCGCTTTTTAGAAGCGAAGACCATGATAAATATGTAGAGTGTGGAGACCAAATTTTACGTAATTTTTTAAACGGTTTAATTATTCATTTACGCGGTCCAATGCCCAAAAAGGGAGAAAAGAAGTAG
- a CDS encoding DUF3127 domain-containing protein, producing MEVIGKIKLIGDVQTFGSNGFRKRELVVTTDEQYPQMIMIEFIQDKCDLLNNYAVGQDVKVSINLRGREWINPQGEAKYFNSIQGWRIENLSQSAPNQGNLPPVDQFQQASNVSDAEPDDLPF from the coding sequence ATGGAAGTTATTGGTAAAATTAAGTTAATTGGAGATGTACAAACATTTGGTTCTAACGGATTTAGAAAAAGAGAATTAGTAGTTACTACAGACGAGCAATATCCGCAAATGATAATGATTGAATTTATACAAGATAAGTGCGATTTATTAAACAATTACGCTGTTGGGCAAGATGTAAAAGTTTCTATTAATTTAAGAGGTAGAGAGTGGATTAACCCACAAGGTGAAGCGAAGTATTTTAATTCTATACAAGGTTGGAGAATCGAGAATTTATCTCAATCTGCACCAAACCAAGGAAATTTACCTCCAGTAGATCAATTTCAACAAGCATCGAATGTTTCTGATGCAGAACCAGACGATTTACCGTTTTAA
- the aat gene encoding leucyl/phenylalanyl-tRNA--protein transferase: MLMWLTDKIVFPPYELTSKEGIIALGGDLSEERLIFAYKNGIFPWFSEGEPIVWYCPHERMVLFPEEIKISKSMRKILKKGKFTITENTAFKAVIYHCKNIERKDGFGTWITDDMEQAYINLHKKGVAKSIEVWQDFDSTTSYRKLIGGLYGVEINNVFCGESMFSHVSNASKLAFIYLATQKNYQLIDCQIYNDHLASLGAKEIDRDWFLEILKGAF; this comes from the coding sequence ATGTTAATGTGGCTCACAGATAAAATAGTTTTTCCGCCTTACGAACTCACTTCCAAAGAAGGTATTATTGCTTTGGGAGGAGATTTGAGTGAAGAAAGATTAATTTTTGCGTACAAAAACGGAATTTTTCCTTGGTTTTCGGAAGGAGAACCTATTGTGTGGTATTGCCCGCATGAAAGAATGGTTTTGTTTCCAGAGGAAATAAAAATTTCTAAGTCGATGCGAAAAATTTTAAAAAAAGGTAAGTTTACAATCACAGAAAATACTGCTTTTAAAGCGGTAATTTACCATTGTAAGAATATCGAAAGAAAAGATGGTTTTGGTACCTGGATTACCGACGATATGGAGCAAGCATACATCAACTTACACAAAAAAGGGGTTGCAAAATCTATTGAAGTTTGGCAAGATTTCGACAGTACAACATCTTACAGAAAATTAATAGGCGGTTTGTACGGAGTAGAAATCAACAATGTTTTTTGTGGAGAAAGTATGTTTAGCCATGTTTCCAATGCTTCTAAGTTGGCGTTTATTTATTTGGCGACCCAAAAGAATTATCAATTAATAGACTGCCAAATTTATAACGATCATCTGGCAAGTTTAGGAGCAAAAGAAATTGATAGAGATTGGTTTTTAGAGATTTTAAAAGGGGCGTTTTAA
- the xrtF gene encoding exosortase family protein XrtF → MKKHKNVVLFLIKFFATYFVLFAIYATYLQKSQQKEGAFETASITTKVAEQTVYVLEFFGFHADYMQHKEELSVKLLIDNIYTARVIEGCNSISIIILFIAFIVAFAGSIKATIIFSILGSLFIYIINIFRIAFLTVMVFKYPKQQEFLHNLVFPAIIYGTVFLLWVLWVNKFSNYKK, encoded by the coding sequence GTGAAAAAACATAAAAATGTTGTCCTTTTTTTAATTAAATTTTTTGCTACGTATTTTGTGTTGTTCGCAATTTATGCAACATACTTACAAAAATCTCAGCAAAAAGAAGGTGCTTTTGAAACGGCGTCTATTACTACAAAAGTAGCAGAACAAACGGTGTATGTTTTAGAGTTTTTTGGATTTCATGCAGATTATATGCAGCACAAAGAAGAACTTTCTGTTAAATTATTAATAGATAATATTTATACTGCCAGAGTAATAGAAGGTTGCAATTCGATAAGTATTATTATTTTATTTATTGCTTTTATTGTTGCTTTTGCAGGCTCTATTAAAGCAACAATTATATTCTCTATTTTAGGAAGTCTTTTTATTTACATTATAAATATTTTTAGAATCGCATTTTTAACAGTTATGGTTTTTAAATACCCAAAGCAACAAGAATTTTTACATAATTTAGTGTTTCCTGCAATTATTTACGGAACTGTATTTTTATTGTGGGTTCTTTGGGTAAATAAGTTTTCAAATTATAAAAAATGA
- a CDS encoding exosortase F system-associated membrane protein — MNKYIKIVLLVILVFLLFVIRAFSAELFYDPLIEYFKNDYLYIKMPQINIWHLMIDMLFRYILNSLVTLAIIWVLFERKDYLKFTGFFLMTAFIVLIVPFVLLLRDQFENGYLLPFYIRRFIIHPLFLLLLLPAFYFQKLSNR, encoded by the coding sequence ATGAACAAATACATTAAAATAGTTCTACTAGTAATATTGGTGTTTTTACTTTTTGTAATACGCGCTTTTTCTGCGGAATTATTTTACGATCCTTTAATCGAATATTTTAAAAACGATTATTTATACATTAAAATGCCACAAATAAATATTTGGCATTTAATGATAGATATGTTGTTTCGTTATATTTTAAATTCGTTAGTAACCTTGGCAATTATTTGGGTTTTATTTGAAAGAAAAGATTATTTAAAATTTACAGGTTTTTTCTTAATGACAGCTTTTATCGTTTTAATTGTTCCCTTTGTACTTTTATTAAGAGACCAATTCGAAAATGGTTATTTACTTCCTTTTTATATTCGACGCTTTATAATTCATCCTTTATTCTTGTTATTATTGTTGCCAGCATTCTATTTTCAAAAATTAAGCAATCGATAA
- a CDS encoding TonB-dependent receptor: MKKHVFSSFLLLFPIVFFAQSNLKGRIMDKQNPEKELGISGATVNWLNTTIGAVTDDKGWFTIPYKPEYKKLVISYLGYKTDTITIRSLKTIRYFITPESELEEITIKSKRDAIQKSLFATANMFTVNNDELLKAACCNLAESFETNPSIDVSFSDALTGTRQIQMLGLKSPYLLITQENVPSVRGAAQAFGLTFTPGTWVESIQITKGAGSVVNGFESISGQINAELVKPFSDNKFFLNAYSSLNGRLELNTHFNEKISNKWQSGLYIHGNYRGEKFDNNNDNFLDAPLAKQINVMNRWQYTDAQNGWVSFINFRYLADEKQTGELNFNPETDRGTTNAWGSEIDTKRFETSAKLGYVFPELPFQSFGFQLAYSNHQQDSYFGLNMYDIQHESIYSNLLFNSIIGDTRNKFKTGISFTYDKYDELVEVGTFNENFKRKEQSFGAFFEYAFDNLDDFSFTAGLRVDSHNLLGNFITPRLHLRYVPWKNGVFRASAGRGKRSANIFAENQQFFASSRQINIDNVGGNIYGINPEIAWNYGISYMQKFKLFEKKGDLTFDFYRTDFSNQIVVDWENPQEISFYDLDGKSIANSFQVELYYQLSKGFNLRTAYKYFNVTTDYNSGNLQKPIQPKNRFFANLSYETIAKENGAQWKFDATFNRIGKQRLPNTSSNPSQYQLAAFSNPFQLLNSQVTRVFSNKFEVYLGAENLTNVQQKNPILASDNPFGVNFDTTIVYSPIFGRAFYAGLRFKIN, from the coding sequence ATGAAAAAACATGTTTTTAGTAGTTTTTTACTGCTGTTTCCTATCGTCTTTTTTGCGCAAAGCAATTTAAAAGGAAGAATTATGGACAAACAAAATCCTGAAAAAGAATTAGGAATTTCTGGCGCAACTGTCAATTGGTTAAACACTACAATTGGAGCTGTAACTGATGATAAAGGTTGGTTTACAATTCCTTATAAACCTGAATATAAAAAACTAGTTATAAGTTACCTTGGTTACAAAACAGATACAATTACCATTCGAAGTTTAAAAACGATTCGTTATTTTATAACTCCAGAAAGCGAACTCGAAGAAATTACCATAAAAAGTAAACGAGATGCAATTCAAAAATCATTATTTGCTACTGCAAATATGTTTACCGTAAATAACGACGAATTATTAAAAGCAGCCTGCTGTAATTTGGCAGAAAGTTTTGAAACAAATCCTAGTATAGATGTTAGTTTTTCTGATGCTTTAACAGGTACAAGACAAATACAAATGCTGGGTTTAAAAAGTCCGTATTTATTAATCACGCAAGAAAACGTGCCATCAGTTAGAGGTGCTGCACAAGCATTTGGTTTAACTTTTACACCAGGAACTTGGGTAGAAAGTATTCAAATTACAAAAGGCGCAGGAAGTGTTGTAAATGGTTTTGAAAGTATTTCTGGACAAATAAATGCAGAATTGGTAAAACCTTTTTCCGACAATAAATTCTTTTTAAATGCATACAGTTCTTTAAACGGACGCTTAGAATTGAACACGCATTTCAACGAAAAAATTTCTAATAAATGGCAATCAGGTTTATACATTCATGGAAATTATAGAGGAGAAAAATTCGACAATAACAACGATAATTTTTTAGACGCACCTTTAGCCAAACAGATAAATGTAATGAACCGTTGGCAATATACAGATGCTCAAAATGGTTGGGTAAGTTTTATTAATTTTCGTTATTTAGCTGACGAAAAACAAACAGGAGAACTCAATTTTAATCCTGAAACAGATAGAGGAACAACAAATGCTTGGGGAAGTGAAATTGACACAAAACGTTTTGAAACTTCAGCAAAATTAGGCTATGTTTTTCCTGAACTTCCTTTTCAAAGTTTTGGCTTTCAGTTGGCTTATAGCAATCATCAACAAGATTCTTATTTTGGATTGAACATGTATGATATTCAGCATGAAAGCATATATTCTAACTTACTCTTCAACTCGATAATTGGCGATACTAGAAACAAGTTTAAAACAGGCATTAGCTTTACGTATGATAAGTATGATGAACTTGTTGAAGTAGGTACTTTTAATGAAAACTTCAAAAGAAAAGAACAATCTTTTGGTGCATTTTTCGAATATGCATTCGATAATTTAGACGACTTTAGTTTTACTGCAGGATTGCGAGTAGATTCACATAATTTATTAGGCAATTTTATAACTCCAAGATTGCACTTGAGATATGTTCCTTGGAAAAATGGAGTTTTTCGAGCTTCTGCAGGAAGAGGAAAAAGAAGTGCGAATATTTTTGCTGAAAATCAGCAATTTTTTGCAAGTTCCAGACAAATTAATATAGATAATGTGGGTGGAAATATTTACGGAATAAACCCTGAAATTGCTTGGAACTATGGAATTTCTTACATGCAAAAGTTTAAATTATTTGAGAAAAAAGGAGACCTTACGTTCGATTTTTATAGAACCGATTTTAGCAACCAAATTGTGGTAGATTGGGAAAATCCGCAAGAAATTTCATTTTACGATTTAGACGGAAAAAGTATTGCTAATAGTTTTCAAGTTGAATTGTATTATCAATTAAGTAAAGGATTTAATTTAAGAACAGCTTACAAGTATTTTAATGTAACTACAGATTATAATAGCGGAAATTTACAGAAACCCATTCAGCCTAAAAATAGGTTTTTCGCGAATCTTTCTTATGAAACAATAGCAAAAGAAAATGGTGCTCAATGGAAGTTCGACGCGACTTTTAATCGTATTGGAAAACAGCGTTTGCCAAATACAAGTTCTAATCCAAGTCAATATCAATTGGCAGCATTCTCTAATCCTTTTCAACTACTAAATAGTCAGGTTACAAGAGTGTTTTCAAATAAATTTGAAGTGTATTTAGGTGCCGAAAATTTAACAAATGTTCAGCAAAAAAACCCTATTTTAGCAAGTGACAATCCTTTTGGCGTAAATTTTGATACCACAATTGTGTATTCGCCAATTTTTGGACGTGCATTTTATGCCGGTTTACGATTTAAAATTAATTAG
- a CDS encoding GAF domain-containing protein, whose product MDIYKIQQEIDTIISSEKSLESKLQEICDTLEKQISYYDWVGFYFKNGNKEELKLAQYTGEETEHTIIPFGKGICGQVAVSNKNFVVQDVSEQDNYISCGWKVKSEIVIPIFVEGENVGQIDIDSHTANTFTEKDEELLEYICKKVATIL is encoded by the coding sequence ATGGATATTTATAAAATACAACAAGAAATAGATACAATTATTTCTTCAGAAAAATCATTAGAAAGTAAATTACAAGAAATTTGCGACACCTTAGAAAAGCAAATTTCGTATTACGATTGGGTAGGTTTTTACTTTAAAAATGGAAACAAAGAAGAACTAAAATTGGCACAATATACAGGAGAAGAAACAGAACACACCATTATTCCTTTCGGAAAAGGAATTTGTGGGCAAGTAGCAGTTAGCAATAAAAATTTTGTGGTACAAGATGTATCTGAACAAGACAATTACATTTCTTGTGGTTGGAAAGTAAAGTCGGAAATTGTAATTCCTATTTTTGTTGAAGGAGAAAACGTTGGGCAAATAGATATCGATTCTCATACAGCAAATACGTTTACAGAAAAAGACGAAGAATTATTGGAGTATATCTGTAAAAAAGTGGCTACAATTTTATAA
- a CDS encoding HYC_CC_PP family protein, with amino-acid sequence MKPFFSKITSTTLALLVLLSTFSFTVEKHYCGGFLMDVSFVGNAGGCRMEMTKTAVFKIKNCCKSEIHKIKGQDELQPSSKLKFDFQKQPLFATFLISYKSLFVDINSKKIVSKNFSPPDIPIDYQVLHQSFLI; translated from the coding sequence ATGAAACCGTTTTTTTCTAAAATAACATCTACAACTTTAGCACTTTTAGTGTTGCTTTCTACGTTTTCTTTTACCGTAGAAAAACATTACTGTGGTGGCTTTTTAATGGATGTTTCTTTTGTAGGAAATGCAGGAGGTTGTCGCATGGAAATGACTAAAACCGCTGTTTTTAAAATAAAAAACTGCTGCAAAAGCGAAATTCATAAAATTAAAGGTCAAGATGAATTGCAACCGAGTTCAAAATTAAAATTCGACTTTCAAAAACAACCATTATTCGCTACTTTTTTAATTTCTTATAAGAGTTTATTTGTAGATATTAATTCAAAAAAAATAGTTTCTAAAAACTTTTCTCCACCAGATATACCTATCGATTACCAGGTTTTACATCAATCTTTTTTAATTTGA
- a CDS encoding heavy-metal-associated domain-containing protein, with protein sequence MKKIVFIFSLFLLGFSAQAQKEVKKKRNAKVTFKVDGICGMCKKRIETAALKTKGVKFAIWDVKSHQMNLIMDERKTDVTTVQKNIMAVGHDILLDNDKKLVAKDEAYNSVHPCCKYRDHKIVEDHNGELKKQ encoded by the coding sequence ATGAAAAAAATAGTATTCATATTCAGTTTATTCTTACTTGGGTTTTCTGCACAAGCACAAAAAGAAGTAAAAAAGAAAAGAAACGCCAAAGTAACTTTTAAAGTAGATGGCATTTGTGGTATGTGTAAAAAGCGAATTGAAACTGCAGCTTTAAAAACCAAAGGCGTAAAATTTGCCATTTGGGATGTAAAATCGCATCAAATGAACCTAATTATGGACGAAAGAAAAACGGATGTAACCACAGTTCAAAAAAACATTATGGCTGTTGGCCATGATATTTTATTAGACAACGACAAAAAATTAGTTGCAAAAGACGAAGCTTATAATTCTGTACATCCTTGTTGTAAATACAGAGATCATAAGATTGTAGAAGATCATAATGGAGAGTTAAAAAAACAGTAG